ATTAAGTTCCTTCTCATCAAACATGTCATTTTTGACATCCAAGCAAAGTCAAATAGTTTGTTAGTCCACTCAGCCACATCTGGTATCTTTGCATCTGGTATAGCTGAGATGGCTGGTATTTCATGCTCAAGCTTATTGTTTTGATTCAATTAACATAGCCCATCAAGGCAAAAGATCAAACAACCTCCAAGCCGAGAATCATACAAGCTGATTGAGAGGGCAGGCAGCACTAGTGGTTCTAAGAGAAGATGGGTAGAAATGTTGTAGAAAAAATGAATGAGAAAAAGCAAATGTATCCAATAaccttttttattgtttattacaATAAGCATTAACACTATTGTTTAGGACTCAGATTTAAAACACATTcgttacaatttttaaaaaatatttcctcaCATAATATAAATTTCAAGACAAAACTGGAAAGAGAGAAAATAATCGGGTCATCTATAGGTTAAATGCATCATGAAGCAAAATGCATTATAGTACAAAGATGATTTACCGTGACACAGCAAGAAGGCAAAAACAAATACTTTGTGGGAATAATTTTATTAAACACTAATGGGTAGGATCCAGCCAGGGATTTGACTATGTCCTGCCCAATTCCCCTCATTACAGCCTCCATCCCACAGGTCTTTGTCCTTACAGGTCCTATGATCCCCAGTAAAGCCTCTTTTTAGTGATGGAATGTCCTCCTTCTTTTGTTAGTAAAacggctggttggatccaacccactccaATGAAAAGTTATACTTAAAAGGAGAGAAATTGAACATAAATTATTTCAAATGCATAAAACTTTGCTACAGCCTTTCTGAAAGCTACCTTTACTTCCCTATTTCTCAGACTATATATCAGTGGGTTGAACAAAGGGGTCAAGACTGTGTAGACAAGGAAGAAGactttgctgaggtcttgcagGGCCTCTGTTTTGAGTAACATGTTATCAATTATTATGGCGCCATAGTAAACAGAAACCACAATGAGGTGGGAGGAGCAGGTGGAAAAGGCCTTTTGCCTCCTGGAGGTAGATGTCCTCCTCTTTTTTTATAGTATATGGGCTGGTTTGATCCAACCCACTCCAATGAAAAGTTATCCTTAAAAGAATATGAAAGAAATTGAACTTAAATTCTTTCAAAAACACAAAACTTCGCTACAGCCACTCTGAAAGCTACCTTTACCTCCCTGTTTCTCAGGCTGTATATCAGGGGGTTGAACAAAGGAGTCAAGACTGTGTAGAAAAGCGAGAAGACTTTGTTGAGGTCTTGCAGGGCCTCTGTTTTGAGCAACATGTTATCAATTATTATAGAGCCATAGAAAATGGACACCAGAACAAGGTGGGAGGAGCAGGTGGAAAAGGCCTTTTGCCTCCCAGAGGTAGATGGGATTCTCACAATGGCAGATATGATGTAACCATAAGATGTCAGGGTcaacaaaaatggggggagggaaatcagaGCAGCTAGAAAGAAAGTTACAAGTTCAATGGTATGTGTGTCATTGCAAGAAAGCTTTAAGAATGGATTAAAATCACAAAAGAAatggttgatttcagtgggaccaCAGAAAGTCAATTGGTGTAGTAAGTATATAACTATGTTAACAGCCAAGGAACCACTTACCCAAgatccagctactagctggatgCACACCTTACCATTCATAAGTACCATATAAAGCAACGGCTTACATATTGCCACATACCTATCGTAAGACATCGCTGCTAGGAGATAAcattctgaagctcctaaaaaagcaaaaaaataatattgaGTTATGCAGCCCGTGACAGAAATGGTCCCTCGGCCCCCATGAATCAGATTAGCCAGCATCACCGGAAGGATACTGGAGCTGTAGCAGATCTCCAAGCATGACAAGTTCACCAAGAAGAAGTACATGGGTGTGTGAAGGTGGTGGTCAGCCACCACCAGCACCCCAATGAGGATGTTCCCCACCATGGTCACAATGTAGATCACTAAGAAGAACAAAAACAGAAGCCACTGCAGATCCCCAAGATCCCCAAAGCCCAGCAGAAGGAATTCTGTGATGGTTGTTTCATTTTCTTGTTCTGCTTTTCTCATGCTGGCATCTCagacctgcaaaaaaaaaaaaaaaaaaaaaaaacttgtacaTTGTGGTGAAAATCAATCTACTTAAGGGCCAGGCACTATTGGAGAGGGTTGCAGACAGAGGAAGACAGAGATTACAAAGTGGCATAGCTCAGTGGTTGATAATGTGTATTTCATCAAGCTCGCTTTTTCACTCAGCCTCATTCAATTATCCTGTATACTTCAGGccccaacccacatggcttttgtccagacAGGTTCTAAGATCCCGAGTCAGGCGTGGCCTTTTTTTGGTACTCAAATAGCCCCTTTTGGGGCAGTTCTTTTATGCCAGCAGAGAAGCTGCT
This genomic window from Euleptes europaea isolate rEulEur1 chromosome 18, rEulEur1.hap1, whole genome shotgun sequence contains:
- the LOC130490120 gene encoding olfactory receptor 5A2-like — its product is MRKAEQENETTITEFLLLGFGDLGDLQWLLFLFFLVIYIVTMVGNILIGVLVVADHHLHTPMYFFLVNLSCLEICYSSSILPVMLANLIHGGRGTISVTGCITQYYFFAFLGASECYLLAAMSYDRYVAICKPLLYMVLMNGKVCIQLVAGSWVSGSLAVNIVIYLLHQLTFCGPTEINHFFCDFNPFLKLSCNDTHTIELVTFFLAALISLPPFLLTLTSYGYIISAIVRIPSTSGRQKAFSTCSSHLVLVSIFYGSIIIDNMLLKTEALQDLNKVFSLFYTVLTPLFNPLIYSLRNREVKVAFRVAVAKFCVFERI